From a single Fulvivirga ulvae genomic region:
- a CDS encoding RHS repeat-associated core domain-containing protein, whose protein sequence is MNNLNKYILIFLLFTGYNSYGQNPITWTDLVGVEIQPDNTLLKTAGWGTDNGGAASAEILQAGTDGWAEFTVYPTGYERYFGLTQNNVDAAKNMDYAIKISSINTIVVQESGVSRGGFGSISAGEVLRVERTGTTIEYKRDGSTFHTSQVPSTTTLRVDVSLYHSNGEIRNGTLNFGAAHVEAPNAPTALQSTTVTSNSAGLQWADNASDETGFIIERQSGTGTYEQVANLPSNTTSYTDGTVAGAVSYTYRVYAYNPGGNSSYSNALTVTTSSTAREGFPVTWTDLTGVEILADNTLRKIAGWGTDNGGATSVEILPAGTDGWAEFIVYATGHERYFGLTGNSTDATSNIDYAFKISSTNGLVAAEKGQNQRGLGHIKDGDILRIKRAGTSIEYIKNDTTYYTSEVPSAGPLMVDVSIYHTSGEIRGSAISFEAMVAPEIPAGVQAIATDFDKNLITWAAQDPAISYEIERSLSETGGFARVAATVRGAGQYKDSKLTGGTTYYYRVRATNGQEFSAYSNVVSSTTKTAVATENTLAHKPQYNGNISAIKWKAHGDAEEKLYTYSYDAMNRIKTAQYAQGHTQTNKSWVTGSAQGGYSVNNINYDLNGNIQSLNRQSIEEDLRTIDALTYSYAKGGNQLTAVSDAAGWEGFADKNTVGDDYEYDANGNMTRDKNKGVTITYNHLNLPVRVEKDANNYILYRYDATGVKQEQVVYEEGKEPKSTRYFGELIYEDGELTMIQHEEGRVVIDEITGGFEYQYHLRDHLGNTRLTFTTKPKVIDFPARFETETSAEEEQLYSGINNTRVKFPSADAANSDINVAGDDEVIGLNNQISAGAALSIPVGPGDELDMQVYGYYEAGDYGGLQTGNAVLMAVAGAFGGANGGNTYEQSTYDAFSRADGAGMLVSGNDAGDARPAAYLNYILFDEQMNPYKFGHAQIEGTANSHELVALNDVVVDKAGFAYIYLSNESDSPLPVFFDDMKVVVTESNVLETSDYYPYGLQIAGGFKRVTAKENRFKFNGFELQTGLDWGVYDYKARHYDPVLGRFLNVDPAADLMRRHSPYNYAFDNPIRFIDPDGMLPEETGKGPCGDKPCPEDNRRAGQKFADGIGNGLVRTGEAFEKFLDDPVAVLDQAEAAVKGFLKDPKGTLDGVASGVENTLVEASNDPEKAGELVFDVALIVATDGLARQLGFGDDVMKGLQTEVNTTASAMQKTGQAPATVVGASLPNGATKIARSAGPPTIIAPSLEKAANELGGVGTKRAGNTIGCCGEFRAGNELLLENPYYKPSDIQFTPAIRPRTGQVITPCQNCQDIFNIKQ, encoded by the coding sequence ATGAACAACCTTAATAAATACATACTTATATTCCTGCTGTTCACCGGTTATAACAGCTATGGCCAGAACCCCATCACCTGGACCGACCTGGTGGGTGTAGAGATTCAGCCTGACAACACGCTGCTCAAAACCGCTGGCTGGGGAACCGATAATGGTGGCGCAGCCTCCGCAGAAATACTCCAGGCAGGCACTGATGGATGGGCGGAGTTTACCGTCTATCCCACCGGCTACGAACGCTACTTCGGCCTGACCCAAAATAATGTGGATGCCGCCAAAAACATGGATTATGCCATCAAGATCAGCAGCATCAACACTATAGTGGTCCAGGAGAGCGGGGTCTCCCGCGGAGGCTTCGGGAGCATAAGCGCCGGAGAAGTATTAAGGGTGGAGCGTACCGGTACCACCATTGAATATAAAAGGGACGGCTCCACCTTCCATACCTCCCAGGTGCCATCTACCACCACCCTGAGGGTGGATGTATCCCTCTACCATAGCAATGGTGAGATCAGGAACGGGACGCTCAACTTTGGAGCAGCCCATGTGGAAGCACCCAATGCCCCAACGGCCCTGCAAAGCACAACGGTAACATCAAACAGTGCAGGCCTGCAATGGGCAGATAATGCCAGTGATGAAACAGGGTTTATAATAGAAAGACAAAGTGGCACCGGCACTTACGAGCAGGTAGCCAACCTGCCTTCCAACACCACCAGCTACACTGATGGCACCGTGGCAGGAGCTGTCAGCTATACTTATCGAGTGTACGCCTATAACCCAGGAGGCAACTCCTCCTACAGCAATGCCCTGACCGTGACCACAAGCAGCACAGCAAGGGAAGGCTTTCCGGTGACCTGGACCGACCTTACAGGTGTAGAGATACTGGCGGATAATACTTTGCGCAAAATCGCAGGCTGGGGCACGGACAATGGCGGGGCCACTTCCGTGGAAATACTGCCGGCTGGTACAGACGGGTGGGCAGAGTTTATCGTCTATGCCACCGGCCATGAGCGCTATTTCGGCCTCACCGGAAACAGTACCGATGCCACCAGCAATATCGATTATGCCTTTAAAATCAGTAGCACTAATGGTCTGGTAGCGGCCGAGAAAGGCCAGAACCAAAGGGGGCTAGGTCATATTAAAGACGGGGACATACTTAGGATCAAAAGGGCAGGTACTTCGATTGAATACATAAAGAATGATACTACCTACTATACTTCGGAGGTTCCTTCAGCCGGCCCGCTGATGGTCGATGTAAGTATTTACCATACTTCCGGGGAGATCAGGGGATCGGCCATATCTTTTGAGGCAATGGTGGCTCCTGAAATACCTGCCGGTGTACAGGCCATAGCCACCGACTTTGACAAGAACCTCATCACCTGGGCAGCGCAGGACCCCGCCATAAGCTATGAGATAGAAAGATCGCTAAGCGAAACCGGTGGCTTTGCCAGGGTAGCTGCCACCGTTCGTGGGGCAGGTCAGTATAAAGACAGCAAACTTACCGGAGGCACTACCTATTACTATCGCGTAAGGGCCACTAACGGGCAGGAATTTTCAGCCTACAGCAATGTGGTGTCATCCACAACCAAAACTGCTGTAGCCACTGAAAACACACTGGCGCACAAACCGCAATATAATGGCAACATATCGGCCATTAAGTGGAAAGCCCATGGGGATGCGGAAGAAAAGCTGTACACCTACAGCTACGATGCCATGAACAGAATCAAAACGGCTCAATATGCCCAGGGGCATACCCAGACCAACAAAAGCTGGGTTACCGGGTCGGCACAAGGGGGCTATAGTGTAAATAATATCAACTATGACCTGAACGGCAACATCCAAAGCCTCAACCGGCAATCGATAGAAGAAGACCTGCGCACTATAGATGCTTTGACTTACAGCTATGCCAAAGGCGGCAATCAGCTCACGGCCGTCAGTGATGCCGCAGGCTGGGAAGGCTTTGCCGATAAAAACACTGTGGGCGACGACTATGAATACGATGCCAATGGCAATATGACCAGGGACAAGAACAAAGGCGTCACCATCACCTACAACCACCTAAACCTGCCGGTAAGGGTAGAGAAAGATGCCAATAACTACATCCTCTACCGCTACGATGCCACGGGAGTAAAACAGGAACAGGTCGTCTATGAGGAAGGCAAAGAACCAAAAAGCACCCGATATTTCGGAGAGCTGATCTATGAAGACGGTGAGCTGACGATGATCCAACATGAAGAAGGAAGGGTGGTGATCGATGAGATTACAGGCGGGTTTGAGTATCAGTACCATTTGCGCGACCATTTGGGAAATACAAGGCTGACCTTTACCACCAAGCCTAAAGTAATAGACTTCCCAGCCCGATTTGAAACAGAGACCTCTGCAGAGGAAGAGCAACTATACAGTGGTATAAATAACACACGGGTCAAGTTTCCCAGTGCCGATGCCGCCAATAGCGACATCAACGTGGCGGGAGACGATGAAGTGATAGGGTTAAACAACCAAATCTCCGCCGGGGCTGCCTTGAGCATACCCGTAGGCCCGGGCGATGAGCTGGACATGCAGGTGTATGGCTACTATGAAGCCGGAGATTATGGAGGCTTACAGACTGGCAATGCTGTACTGATGGCCGTAGCCGGGGCTTTTGGAGGCGCAAATGGTGGCAATACTTACGAGCAATCGACTTATGATGCCTTTAGCAGGGCAGATGGAGCAGGTATGTTGGTAAGCGGAAACGATGCAGGTGATGCGAGGCCAGCGGCCTACCTGAACTACATCCTGTTTGATGAACAGATGAACCCTTACAAATTTGGGCATGCCCAAATAGAAGGAACTGCCAATAGCCATGAGCTAGTGGCCTTGAATGATGTAGTTGTAGACAAGGCAGGCTTTGCCTATATTTACCTAAGCAATGAGAGCGACAGTCCATTGCCGGTGTTCTTTGACGATATGAAGGTGGTGGTCACGGAGTCCAACGTATTGGAAACCAGTGATTATTACCCGTATGGATTACAAATAGCCGGAGGCTTTAAGAGAGTTACTGCCAAGGAAAACAGGTTCAAATTTAACGGATTTGAATTACAGACGGGGCTTGATTGGGGTGTTTACGATTATAAAGCCAGACATTATGATCCAGTGTTAGGCCGCTTTTTAAATGTTGATCCTGCGGCTGATCTGATGAGACGGCACTCGCCTTACAACTATGCCTTTGATAATCCGATTAGGTTTATTGATCCTGATGGAATGTTGCCGGAAGAAACAGGAAAAGGGCCATGTGGTGATAAGCCTTGTCCAGAGGATAACAGGCGTGCGGGACAAAAATTTGCAGATGGTATAGGTAACGGTTTGGTTAGAACTGGGGAGGCATTTGAAAAGTTCTTAGACGACCCTGTAGCTGTACTTGATCAAGCCGAAGCAGCAGTGAAGGGCTTTCTTAAGGATCCGAAAGGAACTCTGGATGGAGTTGCCAGTGGTGTTGAAAACACACTCGTAGAAGCTTCTAATGATCCGGAAAAGGCAGGTGAATTAGTTTTTGATGTAGCATTGATAGTAGCTACTGATGGCTTAGCTCGTCAACTTGGGTTTGGAGATGATGTAATGAAGGGTCTACAAACGGAAGTAAACACAACTGCATCAGCGATGCAAAAAACAGGTCAGGCACCTGCTACAGTTGTTGGAGCTAGTTTGCCTAATGGAGCAACAAAAATAGCAAGAAGTGCGGGGCCTCCTACAATTATAGCTCCTTCATTGGAAAAAGCTGCAAATGAGCTTGGTGGAGTTGGAACCAAAAGAGCCGGAAATACTATTGGTTGTTGTGGGGAATTTCGTGCGGGAAATGAATTGTTGCTAGAAAATCCATATTATAAGCCTTCAGATATTCAATTTACTCCTGCTATTAGACCACGAACAGGTCAGGTTATTACTCCTTGTCAAAATTGTCAAGATATATTTAATATTAAGCAGTAA
- a CDS encoding RHS repeat-associated core domain-containing protein has protein sequence MFFDDMNVVLTESNVVQKDDYRPFGLTFNSYQRVTAKDNVYKYSGKERIDDLGLGWDDFGARIYMPEIGKWNAIDPMAHKYDVVSPYNYTLNNPILFVDPDGRDKIFSGVTQKELKLLEGIINQGLQGQFKARFSNVKGKKGTLSLSLVATKGGGDISKMTDEGKAFYNHLSDGISDKENNTEVGVVFGEADIKVGDFDKSQIDIADIDQFNEGGSGIDYSKPTKVS, from the coding sequence GTGTTCTTTGATGATATGAATGTGGTGCTGACGGAGAGTAATGTAGTGCAGAAGGATGATTATAGGCCTTTTGGGCTGACTTTCAATAGCTATCAAAGGGTGACAGCGAAAGATAATGTTTATAAATATTCAGGAAAAGAACGAATAGATGATCTTGGACTTGGATGGGATGACTTTGGAGCCAGAATATATATGCCAGAGATTGGTAAATGGAATGCGATAGATCCAATGGCTCATAAATACGATGTAGTTAGTCCTTATAACTATACACTGAACAATCCTATTTTGTTTGTTGATCCTGATGGAAGAGACAAAATATTTTCGGGGGTAACTCAAAAGGAACTTAAACTGCTAGAGGGTATTATAAATCAAGGCTTGCAGGGACAGTTTAAGGCCCGTTTCTCAAATGTTAAAGGAAAAAAGGGCACATTAAGTTTGTCGCTTGTGGCCACAAAAGGTGGTGGAGATATTAGTAAAATGACTGATGAAGGCAAAGCTTTTTATAATCATTTAAGTGATGGGATTAGCGATAAAGAAAATAACACTGAAGTAGGTGTCGTTTTTGGTGAAGCTGATATTAAGGTAGGTGATTTTGATAAAAGTCAAATAGATATAGCAGATATTGATCAGTTTAATGAAGGTGGTAGTGGAATTGATTATAGTAAACCTACCAAGGTAAGCTAA